In one Kiritimatiellia bacterium genomic region, the following are encoded:
- a CDS encoding DUF4340 domain-containing protein: protein MHLRTTFFLLILAALIFSFICFHEGSDNNETGKNGAKSKLLDFEPERINYWSFAGPQGFIECFNERGQWIIAKPVKTRANDAKINHMLSVLAGLPKGETITEHQRKARALTLADYGLEKPDVRIVLGDAEKRTLINVGNLSPLKDSIHVQVNDSDPVVATATNLLGIIPRSLADIRDTRLLSGAPAYVKKLEIKSRKQPLILIVKEGPEWILRKPVTARADWLKITELLDSIFNTQIAQYVTDTMTDPALYGLGDDESVLQVGVWQDENENGEYLLFGKQTGQKGELVYACQRGQNSVFAVKAETLAALAVTLGGIRDSRLFFMPPDLFSAIRIEEDNNILLLSRDDHSDWQIVEPKKCKADNKIVETLIARLNSLRIEMFLSGTNLDARLQNPAKTISVSDAPVPPVASNAVPPAAAEPAGTTRTLLLSAPLQGRECVFGRFADEDEAYHLSASAVATISLNPLAYRDSAVLSVDPAAVTRIALRKNNREQIVVRENSGAWKAAQTPDALVKQKAIRDLLVATANLRAVRFEHFEGSAPAGIYGLQPAAQTLTLSMSGKEGISKTLLLGGNAEDGGVYAMLQGQEIIFVLNAKLVDLLLRDLLRTE, encoded by the coding sequence ATGCACCTGCGCACCACATTTTTCCTGCTGATCCTGGCGGCGCTGATATTCAGTTTCATCTGTTTCCATGAAGGATCCGACAACAATGAAACCGGAAAAAACGGCGCAAAAAGCAAACTGCTGGATTTTGAACCGGAACGGATTAATTACTGGTCGTTCGCCGGCCCGCAGGGTTTTATAGAGTGCTTCAATGAACGCGGGCAGTGGATAATCGCCAAACCGGTCAAGACGCGCGCCAACGACGCAAAAATCAACCATATGCTTTCCGTGCTGGCGGGCCTTCCAAAAGGCGAGACCATCACCGAGCACCAACGCAAGGCCCGGGCGCTGACCCTGGCCGATTACGGCCTGGAAAAACCGGACGTCCGCATTGTGCTCGGAGACGCCGAAAAACGCACGCTGATAAATGTCGGCAACCTGTCTCCCTTGAAGGACAGCATCCATGTCCAGGTCAACGACAGCGACCCGGTTGTGGCCACCGCCACCAATCTCCTCGGCATCATTCCGCGCAGCCTGGCCGATATCCGGGACACCCGCCTGCTCTCCGGAGCGCCGGCATATGTGAAAAAACTGGAAATCAAGAGCCGGAAACAACCCCTGATCCTTATCGTCAAGGAAGGACCGGAATGGATTTTGCGCAAACCGGTTACGGCCCGCGCCGACTGGCTTAAAATAACGGAACTGCTGGACAGTATCTTTAACACCCAAATAGCGCAGTATGTTACCGATACGATGACCGACCCCGCGCTCTACGGCCTGGGCGACGATGAATCTGTTTTGCAGGTCGGAGTCTGGCAGGACGAGAACGAAAACGGAGAATACCTCCTCTTCGGCAAGCAAACCGGCCAGAAAGGCGAACTGGTCTACGCCTGCCAACGCGGCCAAAATTCGGTTTTTGCCGTCAAAGCGGAAACGCTCGCCGCGCTGGCCGTTACGCTCGGCGGCATTCGCGATTCAAGACTTTTCTTTATGCCCCCCGACCTGTTTTCCGCAATCCGCATTGAGGAAGACAACAACATCCTCTTGCTGAGCCGCGACGACCATTCCGACTGGCAAATCGTTGAACCGAAAAAATGCAAGGCCGACAACAAAATCGTGGAAACATTAATCGCGCGCCTGAACTCGCTGCGGATTGAAATGTTTTTATCCGGCACCAATCTTGACGCCCGCCTGCAGAATCCGGCCAAAACAATTTCCGTGTCGGATGCGCCGGTTCCGCCGGTTGCCTCCAATGCCGTCCCTCCGGCCGCGGCGGAGCCGGCGGGAACAACGCGCACCCTGCTCTTAAGCGCACCGCTCCAGGGCCGCGAATGTGTTTTCGGTCGCTTCGCCGATGAAGACGAGGCGTATCATCTCTCGGCATCCGCCGTCGCAACGATTTCGCTCAATCCGCTGGCATACCGCGACAGCGCCGTTTTATCTGTTGATCCCGCCGCCGTCACCCGCATCGCCTTACGCAAAAACAACAGGGAACAGATTGTTGTCCGGGAAAATTCCGGCGCATGGAAGGCGGCGCAGACGCCGGACGCCCTGGTAAAACAAAAAGCGATCCGCGACCTGCTCGTTGCGACCGCCAATCTGCGCGCCGTGCGATTTGAACATTTTGAAGGCAGCGCGCCCGCCGGCATCTACGGCCTCCAGCCCGCGGCGCAAACCCTGACTTTAAGCATGAGCGGCAAAGAGGGCATCTCCAAAACGCTGTTGCTGGGCGGCAACGCGGAAGACGGGGGCGTCTATGCCATGCTGCAGGGACAGGAAATCATTTTCGTGCTTAACGCAAAACTGGTTGATTTGCTGTTGCGGGATTTGCTGCGGACGGAATGA
- a CDS encoding GldG family protein, producing MKLRAKRALMKGNALVVIGLAVILAVMINYLAVQHRVRIDISPSRYYALSAATLNILRNLTVPAQAIVFMSVNHEEFNEVKQLLKEYECASRKFGVEYVDPHRDLARAKELAGQYNVAGPGVIVFRAGNRTKTVAVNELATYDYAPLLAGHPKVMTSFRGEPVFSSALFSLMQDRSPVVYFLAGHGEQRIDDFSQHAGYSMIARLLEKGNIQPRTFHISEGPSIPKDCDVLVIGGQKKPLTHVEAEMVKKYLDDSGRLLLMADSGVETGLEKVLETWGIRLGMDRVAGTTLTGRELLISHYGNHPITEQLQNMATIFNVPRSVQPLAPDAQSLDQSADKPRVMILAATSDEGWAEMTFYQNPPKFDAGVDRRGPIPVAVAVEKGSLTVDVEIKPTRLAVIGDSTFVSNGALLAGYSPDFFIHALNWLLERRDAPVFSPKTPPRVRLNIDQKRLRVIYIVAIVALPAMILAIGLAVYLGRRK from the coding sequence ATGAAACTCCGGGCCAAACGCGCCCTCATGAAAGGCAACGCGCTCGTGGTGATCGGCCTGGCCGTGATCCTGGCGGTCATGATCAATTATCTGGCCGTTCAACACCGGGTGCGGATTGACATCAGCCCGAGCCGTTATTACGCGTTGTCGGCGGCCACGCTGAACATACTGCGCAATCTGACGGTTCCGGCGCAGGCCATCGTCTTCATGAGCGTTAACCATGAAGAGTTCAACGAGGTTAAACAGCTGTTGAAAGAATACGAATGCGCCTCCAGAAAGTTCGGCGTGGAATATGTTGACCCGCACCGCGATCTGGCCCGCGCCAAGGAACTGGCCGGACAGTATAACGTTGCCGGTCCGGGCGTCATTGTCTTCCGGGCCGGCAACAGGACAAAAACCGTTGCGGTGAACGAACTGGCAACTTATGATTATGCCCCCCTGCTGGCCGGGCATCCGAAGGTCATGACTTCTTTCCGGGGAGAGCCGGTCTTTTCATCCGCCCTTTTCAGCCTCATGCAGGACCGCAGCCCGGTCGTTTATTTCCTGGCCGGACACGGCGAACAGCGCATTGACGATTTCAGCCAGCATGCGGGATATTCAATGATTGCGCGCCTGCTGGAAAAAGGCAACATCCAGCCCCGGACCTTTCATATCTCGGAAGGCCCCTCCATCCCCAAGGATTGCGACGTCCTGGTTATCGGCGGACAGAAGAAACCCCTGACCCACGTGGAAGCGGAAATGGTCAAAAAATATCTTGATGATTCCGGCCGGCTGCTTCTGATGGCGGATTCCGGCGTGGAAACCGGGCTGGAAAAAGTCCTGGAAACATGGGGCATCCGCCTCGGAATGGACCGGGTCGCGGGCACAACGCTGACCGGCCGCGAACTCCTGATAAGCCATTACGGCAATCATCCCATTACCGAGCAATTGCAGAACATGGCAACCATCTTCAATGTTCCCCGCTCGGTCCAGCCGCTGGCGCCGGACGCGCAGTCCCTTGACCAATCGGCCGATAAACCGCGGGTCATGATCCTTGCCGCAACTTCCGATGAAGGCTGGGCCGAAATGACATTTTACCAGAATCCTCCGAAATTTGACGCGGGCGTTGACCGCCGCGGCCCGATTCCCGTGGCGGTTGCCGTTGAAAAAGGCAGTCTGACTGTAGACGTTGAAATCAAGCCGACCCGCCTCGCGGTCATCGGCGACTCAACCTTTGTGTCCAACGGCGCCCTGCTCGCCGGCTACTCGCCCGACTTTTTCATCCATGCGCTGAACTGGCTTCTCGAACGCCGCGACGCGCCGGTATTCTCCCCGAAAACCCCGCCCCGGGTGCGTTTGAATATTGACCAGAAACGGCTGCGGGTAATTTATATTGTCGCCATTGTCGCCCTGCCGGCCATGATCCTTGCCATCGGCCTGGCCGTCTATCTGGGAAGGAGAAAGTAG
- a CDS encoding ABC transporter permease, giving the protein MKNILLLLRRQFLAYFRTPLGFTVIIVFLIVSGFSFCRLISQSAVEPVQVGDILFGSAYFWLIFLVTIALITMPLLAEERRSGTLENLLTAPVTDLQVASAKFLAGFAFIIVMLAPTLVYSAIIYMFQAPDGSFAFRIVLSGYLIVFLIGGFYIAFGLLMSSLTGSMVIAAILCCAGMSVTFLAENLQYALSNARLEAVLARISSIQHIIDFSRGIIDSQAVVFYLSGTVLFIYLTVKSIESRLWR; this is encoded by the coding sequence ATGAAAAACATCTTATTACTATTGCGGCGGCAATTCCTGGCGTATTTCCGGACGCCGCTGGGCTTCACGGTCATCATTGTCTTCCTGATCGTTTCCGGCTTCAGCTTCTGCCGCCTGATTTCCCAAAGCGCCGTTGAGCCGGTGCAGGTCGGAGACATCCTTTTCGGCTCCGCCTATTTCTGGTTGATTTTTCTGGTAACCATCGCGCTGATCACCATGCCGCTGCTCGCCGAGGAGCGCCGCTCCGGCACGCTGGAAAACCTCCTGACCGCCCCGGTAACCGATTTGCAGGTGGCTTCAGCCAAATTCCTGGCAGGGTTTGCTTTTATCATTGTTATGCTCGCGCCGACCCTGGTCTACAGCGCGATTATTTACATGTTTCAGGCCCCAGACGGTTCGTTCGCTTTCCGGATCGTTTTGAGCGGTTATTTGATCGTCTTTCTCATCGGCGGCTTTTACATCGCCTTTGGCCTCTTGATGTCTTCCTTAACCGGGAGCATGGTGATAGCGGCGATACTGTGCTGCGCCGGCATGAGCGTGACTTTCCTCGCCGAGAATCTGCAATACGCCCTGAGTAATGCGCGGCTGGAGGCGGTGTTGGCCCGGATTTCCAGCATCCAGCACATCATTGATTTTTCGCGCGGCATCATTGATTCCCAGGCGGTTGTTTTTTACCTGTCGGGCACGGTTTTGTTCATTTATTTGACCGTCAAGTCAATTGAATCGCGACTGTGGAGATAA
- a CDS encoding ATP-binding cassette domain-containing protein: protein MKDKRLMISVSNLTKRFSSGTAVNGISLEVRRGETLGFLGPNGAGKTTTLRILAGYLAATDGNVKIDGLDVLENSRDVRKKIGYLPEHVPLYPEMRVDEYLRFRAGLKGLNRRRLKTRLDEVKTLCGLHQVSGRLIGRLSRGYHQRIGLADSLIHEPELLLLDEPTIGLDPNQIRAIRELVKTLGQKHTVVLSTHYLPEAEMLCERVLIMNHGRIVASDSPAVLTGLLKNKNVIVAEIGGPPGDILGGLRALPGAADVSSFSCGAETGRPGEEWNRYTLECELDADPRCRIFTLAAMRGWTLRELKMERKKLEDAFAEITGNIGMN, encoded by the coding sequence GTGAAAGACAAACGCCTCATGATCAGCGTCAGCAATCTGACAAAACGTTTTTCCTCCGGCACGGCGGTGAACGGTATTTCACTTGAAGTCCGGCGCGGGGAAACGCTCGGGTTTCTGGGGCCGAACGGCGCCGGCAAAACCACCACCTTGCGCATCCTGGCCGGCTACCTCGCGGCCACGGACGGGAACGTCAAGATTGACGGGCTTGACGTGCTGGAAAACTCGCGCGATGTCCGCAAAAAGATCGGTTATCTGCCGGAACATGTGCCTTTGTACCCGGAAATGCGGGTGGACGAATACCTGCGTTTCCGCGCCGGCCTGAAGGGCCTGAACCGGCGCCGCCTGAAAACGCGCCTGGACGAGGTCAAGACCCTTTGCGGACTGCACCAGGTTTCCGGCAGGCTTATCGGCCGGCTCTCGCGCGGCTATCATCAGCGCATCGGCCTGGCCGACAGTCTCATTCACGAGCCGGAACTGCTGCTGCTGGACGAGCCGACCATCGGGCTTGACCCCAACCAGATAAGGGCCATTCGCGAACTGGTCAAAACACTCGGGCAGAAACATACGGTTGTCCTTTCAACACATTACCTTCCAGAGGCGGAAATGCTGTGCGAGCGGGTGCTGATCATGAATCACGGAAGGATCGTGGCCTCCGATTCCCCCGCGGTCCTGACCGGCCTCTTAAAAAATAAAAATGTCATTGTGGCCGAGATCGGCGGCCCGCCCGGCGACATCCTGGGAGGACTGCGCGCCCTGCCGGGAGCGGCGGACGTCTCAAGCTTTTCCTGCGGGGCGGAGACCGGCCGGCCGGGCGAGGAATGGAACCGCTACACGCTGGAATGCGAGTTGGACGCCGATCCGCGCTGCCGTATTTTTACACTGGCGGCCATGCGCGGTTGGACGCTGCGCGAGCTGAAAATGGAACGTAAAAAACTGGAAGACGCTTTCGCTGAAATCACCGGCAACATCGGGATGAATTAA